In Montipora capricornis isolate CH-2021 unplaced genomic scaffold, ASM3666992v2 scaffold_326, whole genome shotgun sequence, a single genomic region encodes these proteins:
- the LOC138035227 gene encoding uncharacterized protein yields the protein MPGKCLFNERWFENSSYKLWLERDTDKYKAKCKVCMKTFDVSNMGESALSSHEKGKKHINLMEKERSGTTVDIRNLLTNSPSTVSQPATGSNNSRSTTSLASNGGSTSASSSLTGLSDFVTRNDTLAAEIWWALKVNSSHYSYKSCEDISFLVQQMFPDSNIAKKFTCGEKKASYLTCFGIAPHFKSLLKEKVKSADGYVLLFDESLNHELQKKQMDFHVRMWNHDKVETRYFASEFLGHASAEDMLDKFHSCKEDLSFGNLIQLSMDGPNVNWKFYQMVEDELKNDYSCTLLNTGSCGIHIVHGAFKDGCEAAGWTVQKTLGSLYWLFKDSPARRDDYSKVTGSSVFPLKFCQHRWLENVAVAERALEVWPDIVTFVNAVKEKKVKDPKTKSYEIIKSSCSDPLMPAKIAFFASVAKQITPFLTAFQTDKPMLPFMGNSLCTLLKSLMGRFIKNELMAEATSVLKILNMKPTDKEQQVDYHKVDVGFVAQKMLREKSSNLSERQVLEFRVGCKDFLAKTVAKLFDKTPINYRLVRSMSCLDPRLMASEKESCEKKMKRILEILVEARRLKSAECDEVMYQFSQFLDYCSDNPDFEKFDPNEPTSRVDTLLYEHMAGDKQLAKVWQVVKLLLLMSHGQATVERGFSVNKQVAVENLSERSFIAQRIVHDHIESVGGLANVKISKPLLVSSAGARQKYLSHLEEQKRIKVSQEKMLKRKSTMEEIDLLKKKKKQFETDVKGLIKTADEFADKAENSRQLTWITKSNSLRRTAKDKMVQLKEIEKQLDGKLQQLRND from the exons atgcCTGGGAAATGCTTATTTAATGAACGTTGGTTTGAAAACTCTTCCTATAAATTATGGTTGGAACGTGACACGGACAAGTATAAAGCGAAGTGCAAAGTTTGCATGAAAACATTTGATGTGTCAAACATGGGCGAGTCGGCGTTGTCAAGCCATGAGAAGGGAAAGAAGCACATTAATCTTATGGAAAAGGAACGAAGTGGCACAACCGTTGACATAAGAAACCTTTTGACGAACAGCCCTTCCACTGTTTCTCAACCGGCAACTGGAAGCAACAACTCTAGATCAACCACATCCTTAGCGAGTAATGGCGGGAGTACATCGGCCTCGAGTTCATTAACAGGTTTGTCAGACTTCGTGACAAGGAATGACACTTTGGCTGCTGAAATTTGGTGGGCACTGAAGGTAAATAGCAGTCATTATTCTTATAAATCTTGCGAAGATATCAGCTTTTTGgttcagcaaatgtttcccgACAGCAACATTGCTAAAAAATTTACATGTGGGGAAAAGAAGGCCAGTTATCTTACTTGTTTTGGCATTGCACCACATTTCAAAAGTCTTCTTAAGGAAAAAGTGAAATCTGCAGATGGTTATGTACTTTTGTTTGATGAGAGCTTGAATCATGAACTGCAAAAGAAGCAGATGGATTTTCATGTTCGCATGTGGAATCATGATAAAGTTGAAACTCGTTACTTTGCTTCAGAATTTCTTGGGCATGCCAGTGCAGAGGACATGCTCGATAAGTTTCATTCCTGCAAAGAGGACTTAAGCTTTGGAAATTTGATCCAACTCTCCATGGATGGGCCCAATGTAAATTgga aattttATCAAATGGTAGAGGACGAATTAAAGAATGATTACAGCTGTACTCTCCTTAACACTGGCAGTTGTGGGATACATATCGTGCATGGAGCTTTCAAAGATGGTTGTGAAGCAGCTGGATGGACAGTGCAGAAAACCCTTGGGAGCCTTTACTGGTTGTTTAAAGATAGTCCAGCTAGAAGGGATGACTACAGTAAAGTAACAGGTAGCAGTGTATTCCCCCTGAAATTCTGCCAACACAGATGGCTGGAAAATGTTGCAGTTGCAGAGAGAGCACTTGAAGTATGGCCTGATATTGTCACATTTGTTAATGctgtgaaagaaaagaaagttaaagatccaaaaacaaaatcttaTGAGATCATCAAAAGTAGTTGCAGTGATCCCCTGATGCCtgcaaaaattgccttttttGCATCAGTGGCAAAACAGATAACACCTTTCCTCACAGCATTTCAAACAGACAAACCTATGTTGCCATTTATGGGCAATAGCTTGTGCACTTTGTTGAAATCATTGATGGGCAGGTTTATCAAGAATGAACTTATGGCTGAGGCAACATCTGTTCTAAAGATCCTTAATATGAAACCTACTGATAAAGAACAGCAGGTAGACTACCACAAAGTTGATGTTGGCTTTGTGGCACAAAAGATGCTGAGGGAGAAGTCAAGCAATTTAAGTGAGAGGCAAGTGCTTGAATTCAGAGTAGGATGTAAAGATTTTCTTGCAAAAACAGTTGCCAAACTGTTTGACAAAACACCAATTAACTATCGACTGGTAAGAAGCATGTCATGTTTGGATCCAAGGCTAATGGCATCAGAGAAAGAgtcatgtgaaaaaaaaatgaagagaattCTTGAAATTCTTGTGGAAGCCCGTAGATTGAAGAGTGCTGAGTGTGATGAAGTGATGTATCAGTTTAGCCAGTTCCTTGATTACTGTTCAGATAATcctgattttgaaaaatttgacccAAACGAGCCCACTTCAAGAGTTGACACACTTTTGTACGAACACATGGCAGGTGATAAGCAACTGGCTAAAGTGTGGCAAGTGGTTAAGTTACTGCTGCTTATGTCTCATGGTCAAGCCACAGTTGAAAGGGGCTTTTCTGTAAACAAACAGGTTGCAGTTGAGAACCTTTCAGAAAGATCTTTCATTGCTCAGAGGATTGTTCATGATCATATTGAATCAGTTGGAGGCCTGGCCAATGTTAAAATCTCAAAACCGCTTCTGGTGTCATCTGCTGGAGCTCGACAAAAGTATCTTTCTCATCTAGAAGAGCAGAAAAGAATTAAAGTGTCCCAGGAAAAAATGTTGAAGAGAAAATCAACAATGGAGGAGATTGAtttacttaaaaagaaaaagaagcagtTTGAAACTGATGTGAAGGGTCTTATTAAGACTGCTGATGAATTTGCAGATAAAGCTGAAAATTCACGACAGCTTACTTGGATTACAAAATCAAACAGCTTACGACGAACTGCCAAAGACAAAATGGTACAGttaaaagaaatcgaaaaacaACTTGATGGAAAGCTCCAACAACTCAGGAATGATTGA